A region from the Populus trichocarpa isolate Nisqually-1 chromosome 18, P.trichocarpa_v4.1, whole genome shotgun sequence genome encodes:
- the LOC7462930 gene encoding VAN3-binding protein isoform X1: MFKYPTILPLFITLVLAFIFFTMRSCTEGQTLESQQSDIAKLRMSSCSTKSLLQKLENIDENGPASWLPVSCAAPETPTESMEFLARSWSVSAMELSKALSTTHVAIDNVEKASCFCSAEAEAQDASSTTSKESLLQQFPSGGSTGSPPISPRDSEEMKELFLLHQALTPEFLSSQQLLKNGLYKSILKGRTMGRWLKDQKERKKQEIRTQNAHVHAAVSVAGVAAAVAALAASNAMSAEMVATQQKTPSKLSSAVASAAALVASHCIEIAEDMGADHDQILTVVNSAINARTNGDIMTLTAGAATALRGAATLRARMQKGPGTTAFALGEEKGEEDKEANITAALNFVTKGGELLKRTRKGALHWKRVSFNINSNWQVIVKMKSKHMGGTFTKKKKCVVSGVYTDILAWPGRDKADWSGRRAYFAIKTVERVIEFECSKADKQMWTEGIQHMLNCRTSLT, from the exons ATGTTTAAATATCCCACTATTCTTCCTCTCTTCATTACCCTGGTTCTTGCTTTTATCTTCTTTACCATGAGAAGTTGCACCGAAGGCCAGACACTTGAGTCTCAGCAAAGTGATATAGCAAAGCTTAGAA TGAGCTCATGCAGCACTAAGAGCTTGTTACAAAAGCTGGAAAACATTGATGAAAATGGCCCTGCTTCTTGGCTACCAGTATCTTGTGCTGCACCTGAAACTCCTACTGAGTCTATGGAGTTTCTTGCAAGATCATGGAGCGTTTCAGCTATGGAGCTCTCTAAAGCTCTTTCCACTACTCATGTGGCCATCGATAATGTTGAGAAGGCTTCATGTTTTTGTTCCGCTGAAGCTGAAGCTCAAGATGCAAGCTCCACGACTTCAAAGGAATCA CTGCTTCAGCAGTTCCCAAGTGGTGGTAGCACTGGCAGCCCTCCGATCTCGCCAAGAGACAGTGAAGAAATGAAG GAATTATTTTTACTTCATCAAGCACTCACTCCAGAATTTCTTTCAAGTCAGCAGTTGCTAAAAAATGGG CTATACAAGAGCATATTAAAAGGGAGAACGATGGGAAGATGGCTGAAGGAtcagaaagagaggaagaagcAGGAGATCAGAACCCAAAATGCTCATGTGCATGCAGCTGTATCTGTGGCAggggttgctgctgctgttgctgcacTAGCTGCTTCAAATGCAATGTCAGCGGAAATGGTAGCAACCCAGCAGAAGACACCTTCCAAACTGTCTTCTGCAGTGGCATCAGCAGCAGCTTTAGTAGCATCTCACTGCATTGAGATTGCAGAGGACATGGGAGCTGATCATGACCAAATCTTAACTGTTGTCAACTCTGCAATTAATGCAAGGACTAATGGAGATATCATGACCCTAACAGCTGGAGCAGCTACAG CCTTAAGAGGAGCAGCCACCCTAAGGGCAAGGATGCAAAAGGGGCCTGGAACTACAGCCTTTGCTCTGGGGGAGGAAAAGGGCGAAGAAGACAAAGAAGCAAACATCACAGCTGCACTGAACTTTGTGACTAAAGGAGGAGAGCTTCTCAAGCGTACAAGGAAAG GAGCTCTCCATTGGAAACGAGTTTCGTTTAACATCAACTCAAATTGGCAG GTGATAGTTAAAATGAAAAGTAAGCACATGGGAGGAACattcacaaaaaagaaaaagt GTGTAGTCTCTGGAGTCTACACTGACATCCTAGCATGGCCTGGAAGGGATAAGGCAGACTGGAGTGGGCGTAGAGCTTACTTTGCGATAAAAACGGTTGAAAGAGTTATAGAGTTTGAATGCAGCAAGGCTGACAAACAGATGTGGACGGAGGGGATTCAGCATATGCTGAATTGCCGTACCAGCCTAACATAA
- the LOC7462930 gene encoding VAN3-binding protein isoform X2, giving the protein MFKYPTILPLFITLVLAFIFFTMRSCTEGQTLESQQSDIAKLRMSSCSTKSLLQKLENIDENGPASWLPVSCAAPETPTESMEFLARSWSVSAMELSKALSTTHVAIDNVEKASCFCSAEAEAQDASSTTSKESQFPSGGSTGSPPISPRDSEEMKELFLLHQALTPEFLSSQQLLKNGLYKSILKGRTMGRWLKDQKERKKQEIRTQNAHVHAAVSVAGVAAAVAALAASNAMSAEMVATQQKTPSKLSSAVASAAALVASHCIEIAEDMGADHDQILTVVNSAINARTNGDIMTLTAGAATALRGAATLRARMQKGPGTTAFALGEEKGEEDKEANITAALNFVTKGGELLKRTRKGALHWKRVSFNINSNWQVIVKMKSKHMGGTFTKKKKCVVSGVYTDILAWPGRDKADWSGRRAYFAIKTVERVIEFECSKADKQMWTEGIQHMLNCRTSLT; this is encoded by the exons ATGTTTAAATATCCCACTATTCTTCCTCTCTTCATTACCCTGGTTCTTGCTTTTATCTTCTTTACCATGAGAAGTTGCACCGAAGGCCAGACACTTGAGTCTCAGCAAAGTGATATAGCAAAGCTTAGAA TGAGCTCATGCAGCACTAAGAGCTTGTTACAAAAGCTGGAAAACATTGATGAAAATGGCCCTGCTTCTTGGCTACCAGTATCTTGTGCTGCACCTGAAACTCCTACTGAGTCTATGGAGTTTCTTGCAAGATCATGGAGCGTTTCAGCTATGGAGCTCTCTAAAGCTCTTTCCACTACTCATGTGGCCATCGATAATGTTGAGAAGGCTTCATGTTTTTGTTCCGCTGAAGCTGAAGCTCAAGATGCAAGCTCCACGACTTCAAAGGAATCA CAGTTCCCAAGTGGTGGTAGCACTGGCAGCCCTCCGATCTCGCCAAGAGACAGTGAAGAAATGAAG GAATTATTTTTACTTCATCAAGCACTCACTCCAGAATTTCTTTCAAGTCAGCAGTTGCTAAAAAATGGG CTATACAAGAGCATATTAAAAGGGAGAACGATGGGAAGATGGCTGAAGGAtcagaaagagaggaagaagcAGGAGATCAGAACCCAAAATGCTCATGTGCATGCAGCTGTATCTGTGGCAggggttgctgctgctgttgctgcacTAGCTGCTTCAAATGCAATGTCAGCGGAAATGGTAGCAACCCAGCAGAAGACACCTTCCAAACTGTCTTCTGCAGTGGCATCAGCAGCAGCTTTAGTAGCATCTCACTGCATTGAGATTGCAGAGGACATGGGAGCTGATCATGACCAAATCTTAACTGTTGTCAACTCTGCAATTAATGCAAGGACTAATGGAGATATCATGACCCTAACAGCTGGAGCAGCTACAG CCTTAAGAGGAGCAGCCACCCTAAGGGCAAGGATGCAAAAGGGGCCTGGAACTACAGCCTTTGCTCTGGGGGAGGAAAAGGGCGAAGAAGACAAAGAAGCAAACATCACAGCTGCACTGAACTTTGTGACTAAAGGAGGAGAGCTTCTCAAGCGTACAAGGAAAG GAGCTCTCCATTGGAAACGAGTTTCGTTTAACATCAACTCAAATTGGCAG GTGATAGTTAAAATGAAAAGTAAGCACATGGGAGGAACattcacaaaaaagaaaaagt GTGTAGTCTCTGGAGTCTACACTGACATCCTAGCATGGCCTGGAAGGGATAAGGCAGACTGGAGTGGGCGTAGAGCTTACTTTGCGATAAAAACGGTTGAAAGAGTTATAGAGTTTGAATGCAGCAAGGCTGACAAACAGATGTGGACGGAGGGGATTCAGCATATGCTGAATTGCCGTACCAGCCTAACATAA
- the LOC7462930 gene encoding VAN3-binding protein isoform X3, giving the protein MFKYPTILPLFITLVLAFIFFTMRSCTEGQTLESQQSDIAKLRMSSCSTKSLLQKLENIDENGPASWLPVSCAAPETPTESMEFLARSWSVSAMELSKALSTTHVAIDNVEKASCFCSAEAEAQDASSTTSKESFPSGGSTGSPPISPRDSEEMKELFLLHQALTPEFLSSQQLLKNGLYKSILKGRTMGRWLKDQKERKKQEIRTQNAHVHAAVSVAGVAAAVAALAASNAMSAEMVATQQKTPSKLSSAVASAAALVASHCIEIAEDMGADHDQILTVVNSAINARTNGDIMTLTAGAATALRGAATLRARMQKGPGTTAFALGEEKGEEDKEANITAALNFVTKGGELLKRTRKGALHWKRVSFNINSNWQVIVKMKSKHMGGTFTKKKKCVVSGVYTDILAWPGRDKADWSGRRAYFAIKTVERVIEFECSKADKQMWTEGIQHMLNCRTSLT; this is encoded by the exons ATGTTTAAATATCCCACTATTCTTCCTCTCTTCATTACCCTGGTTCTTGCTTTTATCTTCTTTACCATGAGAAGTTGCACCGAAGGCCAGACACTTGAGTCTCAGCAAAGTGATATAGCAAAGCTTAGAA TGAGCTCATGCAGCACTAAGAGCTTGTTACAAAAGCTGGAAAACATTGATGAAAATGGCCCTGCTTCTTGGCTACCAGTATCTTGTGCTGCACCTGAAACTCCTACTGAGTCTATGGAGTTTCTTGCAAGATCATGGAGCGTTTCAGCTATGGAGCTCTCTAAAGCTCTTTCCACTACTCATGTGGCCATCGATAATGTTGAGAAGGCTTCATGTTTTTGTTCCGCTGAAGCTGAAGCTCAAGATGCAAGCTCCACGACTTCAAAGGAATCA TTCCCAAGTGGTGGTAGCACTGGCAGCCCTCCGATCTCGCCAAGAGACAGTGAAGAAATGAAG GAATTATTTTTACTTCATCAAGCACTCACTCCAGAATTTCTTTCAAGTCAGCAGTTGCTAAAAAATGGG CTATACAAGAGCATATTAAAAGGGAGAACGATGGGAAGATGGCTGAAGGAtcagaaagagaggaagaagcAGGAGATCAGAACCCAAAATGCTCATGTGCATGCAGCTGTATCTGTGGCAggggttgctgctgctgttgctgcacTAGCTGCTTCAAATGCAATGTCAGCGGAAATGGTAGCAACCCAGCAGAAGACACCTTCCAAACTGTCTTCTGCAGTGGCATCAGCAGCAGCTTTAGTAGCATCTCACTGCATTGAGATTGCAGAGGACATGGGAGCTGATCATGACCAAATCTTAACTGTTGTCAACTCTGCAATTAATGCAAGGACTAATGGAGATATCATGACCCTAACAGCTGGAGCAGCTACAG CCTTAAGAGGAGCAGCCACCCTAAGGGCAAGGATGCAAAAGGGGCCTGGAACTACAGCCTTTGCTCTGGGGGAGGAAAAGGGCGAAGAAGACAAAGAAGCAAACATCACAGCTGCACTGAACTTTGTGACTAAAGGAGGAGAGCTTCTCAAGCGTACAAGGAAAG GAGCTCTCCATTGGAAACGAGTTTCGTTTAACATCAACTCAAATTGGCAG GTGATAGTTAAAATGAAAAGTAAGCACATGGGAGGAACattcacaaaaaagaaaaagt GTGTAGTCTCTGGAGTCTACACTGACATCCTAGCATGGCCTGGAAGGGATAAGGCAGACTGGAGTGGGCGTAGAGCTTACTTTGCGATAAAAACGGTTGAAAGAGTTATAGAGTTTGAATGCAGCAAGGCTGACAAACAGATGTGGACGGAGGGGATTCAGCATATGCTGAATTGCCGTACCAGCCTAACATAA
- the LOC7462930 gene encoding VAN3-binding protein isoform X4 → MFKYPTILPLFITLVLAFIFFTMRSCTEGQTLESQQSDIAKLRMSSCSTKSLLQKLENIDENGPASWLPVSCAAPETPTESMEFLARSWSVSAMELSKALSTTHVAIDNVEKASCFCSAEAEAQDASSTTSKESELFLLHQALTPEFLSSQQLLKNGLYKSILKGRTMGRWLKDQKERKKQEIRTQNAHVHAAVSVAGVAAAVAALAASNAMSAEMVATQQKTPSKLSSAVASAAALVASHCIEIAEDMGADHDQILTVVNSAINARTNGDIMTLTAGAATALRGAATLRARMQKGPGTTAFALGEEKGEEDKEANITAALNFVTKGGELLKRTRKGALHWKRVSFNINSNWQVIVKMKSKHMGGTFTKKKKCVVSGVYTDILAWPGRDKADWSGRRAYFAIKTVERVIEFECSKADKQMWTEGIQHMLNCRTSLT, encoded by the exons ATGTTTAAATATCCCACTATTCTTCCTCTCTTCATTACCCTGGTTCTTGCTTTTATCTTCTTTACCATGAGAAGTTGCACCGAAGGCCAGACACTTGAGTCTCAGCAAAGTGATATAGCAAAGCTTAGAA TGAGCTCATGCAGCACTAAGAGCTTGTTACAAAAGCTGGAAAACATTGATGAAAATGGCCCTGCTTCTTGGCTACCAGTATCTTGTGCTGCACCTGAAACTCCTACTGAGTCTATGGAGTTTCTTGCAAGATCATGGAGCGTTTCAGCTATGGAGCTCTCTAAAGCTCTTTCCACTACTCATGTGGCCATCGATAATGTTGAGAAGGCTTCATGTTTTTGTTCCGCTGAAGCTGAAGCTCAAGATGCAAGCTCCACGACTTCAAAGGAATCA GAATTATTTTTACTTCATCAAGCACTCACTCCAGAATTTCTTTCAAGTCAGCAGTTGCTAAAAAATGGG CTATACAAGAGCATATTAAAAGGGAGAACGATGGGAAGATGGCTGAAGGAtcagaaagagaggaagaagcAGGAGATCAGAACCCAAAATGCTCATGTGCATGCAGCTGTATCTGTGGCAggggttgctgctgctgttgctgcacTAGCTGCTTCAAATGCAATGTCAGCGGAAATGGTAGCAACCCAGCAGAAGACACCTTCCAAACTGTCTTCTGCAGTGGCATCAGCAGCAGCTTTAGTAGCATCTCACTGCATTGAGATTGCAGAGGACATGGGAGCTGATCATGACCAAATCTTAACTGTTGTCAACTCTGCAATTAATGCAAGGACTAATGGAGATATCATGACCCTAACAGCTGGAGCAGCTACAG CCTTAAGAGGAGCAGCCACCCTAAGGGCAAGGATGCAAAAGGGGCCTGGAACTACAGCCTTTGCTCTGGGGGAGGAAAAGGGCGAAGAAGACAAAGAAGCAAACATCACAGCTGCACTGAACTTTGTGACTAAAGGAGGAGAGCTTCTCAAGCGTACAAGGAAAG GAGCTCTCCATTGGAAACGAGTTTCGTTTAACATCAACTCAAATTGGCAG GTGATAGTTAAAATGAAAAGTAAGCACATGGGAGGAACattcacaaaaaagaaaaagt GTGTAGTCTCTGGAGTCTACACTGACATCCTAGCATGGCCTGGAAGGGATAAGGCAGACTGGAGTGGGCGTAGAGCTTACTTTGCGATAAAAACGGTTGAAAGAGTTATAGAGTTTGAATGCAGCAAGGCTGACAAACAGATGTGGACGGAGGGGATTCAGCATATGCTGAATTGCCGTACCAGCCTAACATAA
- the LOC7462929 gene encoding probable lactoylglutathione lyase, chloroplastic, whose protein sequence is MLRTVTAPSLSFSSSSTCLIVSTQNKSYLIPHSLKLSSPLIGNINKSNSNRTVTCNYNPSRRLALFQLGAVIPQSQFLSGTLAPARSSEVADQNVLEWVKNDKRRMLHVVYSVGDLDKTIKFYTECLGMKLLRKRDIPEDRYSNAFLGYGPEDTNFTVELTYNYGVDKYDIGDGFGHFGIAVEDVSRTVDLVKAKGGKVTREPVPVKGGSTKIAFVEDPNGYKFELLERGLTPEPLCQVMLRVGDLDRSINFYKKSFGMELLRRRDNPEYKYMVALMGYGPEDKNAVLELTYNYGITEYNKGNGYTQIAIGTDDVYKSAEAVKQCEGKIIREPGPIPVINTKITACLDPDGWKSVFVDNVDFLKELE, encoded by the exons ATGTTAAGAACAGTAACAGCACCgtcattatctttttcttcttcttctacttgtCTCATTGTCTCAACACAGAATAAATCTTATCTTATCCCACATTCCTTAAAACTTTCTTCCCCATTGATTGGCAATATTAACAAGAGTAATAGTAACAGAACAGTCACTTGCAATTACAATCCTTCAAGAAGACTGGCTCTTTTTCAACTTGGAGCTG TTATCCCACAATCACAGTTCTTAAGTGGAACCTTAGCACCAGCAAGAAGTAGTGAAGTTGCTGACCAAAATGTGCTAGAGTGGGTCAAGAATGACAAAAGAAGAATGCTTCATGTCGTTTATAGTGTTGGGGACTTGGACAAGACTATAAA ATTTTATACTGAATGTCTGGGCATGAAGCTGTTAAGGAAACGTGATATACCTGAAGATAGATATAGCAATGCTTTTCTTGGATATGGACCTGAAGACACTAACTTTACTGTTGAACTTACTTATA ATTATGGAGTTGACAAGTATGACATTGGAGATGGGTTTGGACATTTTGGTATTGCAGTAGAAGAT GTTTCGAGGACAGTTGATCTTGTCAAGGCAAAGGGGGGCAAGGTTACTAGAGAACCAGTTCCTGTTAAAGGTGGAAGTACAAAGATTGCTTTTGTTGAAGACCCAAACGGTTATAAGTTTGAGCTCTTGGAGAGAGGCCTTACGCCTGAGCCCCTATGCCAAGTGATGCTTCGAGTGGGTGATCTTGACCGCTCCATAAATTTCTATAAGAAG TCTTTTGGCATGGAGCTTCTACGCAGAAGGGATAACCCTGAGTACAAG TATATGGTAGCCCTGATGGGTTATGGTCCTGAAGATAAAAATGCAGTGCTAGAGCTGACATATAACTATGGGATTACAGAATACAACAAGGGAAATGGATATACGCAG ATTGCCATAGGCACAGATGATGTCTATAAGAGTGCAGAGGCTGTCAAGCAGTGTGAAGGGAAAATTATCCGTGAACCTGGGCCTATACCAGTTATCAACACCAAGATTACTGCTTGCTTGGATCCTGATGGTTGGAAATcg GTCTTTGTTGATAATGTAGACTTTTTGAAGGAACTGGAGTGA